A single Anopheles maculipalpis chromosome 3RL, idAnoMacuDA_375_x, whole genome shotgun sequence DNA region contains:
- the LOC126565913 gene encoding uncharacterized protein LOC126565913: METKLVLALIACGAICLLQLSTIDATPWHARQLVRYFRRIQLDKTKNSVYQHDVRFGIRRHLRAPLVQKALCLPKGTQLSSDCLYKMVDKARQHENRFYARFTYACKKHAEYSADCLESGRPLYYRALRNLVKETEQCWKL, translated from the exons ATGGAGACGAAACTGGTGCTCGCCCTGATTGCCTGCGGGGCCATCTGTCTGTTACAG CTTTCAACAATCGACGCCACACCATGGCACGCCCGGCAGTTAGTTCGCTACTTCCGCCGTATCCAGCTAGATAAGACGAAGAACAGCGTCTACCAGCACGATGTGAGGTTCGGGATCAGAAGGCATCTACGTGCTCCTCTCGTGCAGAAAGCGTTATGTTTACCGAAAGGCACGCAG CTATCGAGCGATTGTTTGTACAAGATGGTGGATAAAGCTCGCCAACATGAGAATAGATTCTACGCCCGATTTACCTACGCTTGCAAGAAACATGCGGAATATTCAGCAGACTGTTTAGAATCGGGCCGACCACTGTACTATCGTGCACTTCGGAACCTTGTCAAAGAAACGGAGCAGTGCTGGAAACTGTAA